In Pseudomonadaceae bacterium SI-3, the sequence CCTTGAACGAGCAGCCGACGCCGCAGTAGGCACAGGTGGTGGTGACGCTGCGTTCGGCCTGGCCCATCTCAATCAGCGACTTTTCGGTCAGGGTGGCGGTCGGGCAAGCGTTCACGCAGGCGCCGCATGACACACACTCGGAGTCGAGGAAATCCTCGGCCTGGCTGGCTGCCACCCGCGAGTCGAAGCCACGGCCATCGATAGTCAGGGCAAAGGTGCCCTGCACTTCTTCACAGGCGCGCACGCAACGGTTGCAGACGATGCACTTGGCCGGGTCGTAGGTGAAATAGGGGTTGGATTCATCCTTGGCCTCGGCCAGATGGGTCTTCACCGGGTCGTAGCGCACCTCGCGCAGGCCGACCACTCCCGCCATGTCCTGCAACTCGCAGTTGCCATTGGCTGAGCAGGTCAGGCAATCGAGCGGGTGGTCGGAAATGTACAGCTCCATCGTGCCCCGGCGCAGTTCGGCGAGTTTGGGGCTTTGGGTGCGCACCTTCATGCCCGGCTCCACCGGGGTGGTGCAGGACGCCGGGTAGCCACGGCGGCCTTCGATTTCCACGGTACACAGGCGGCACGAGCCGAACGGCTCGAGGCTGTCGCTGGCGCACAATTTCGGCACCGAGATGCCCGCTTCTTGCGCGGCGCGCATCACCGAGGTGCCAGCCGGCACGGTGATGGCGTTGCCGTCGATTTCCACGGTTACCGGGGCGCCGGTGCGGGCAGGGGTGCCATAGTCGAGCTCACGATACAGGGCCACGTTTATGCCTCCGGATCAGCGGACTTCGGCGGTGTCGCCGAAATCCTCAGGGAAATGATTGAGTGCGCTCAACACCGGGTAGGGTGTCATGCCGCCGAGGGCGCACAGCGAGGCACCGAGCATGGTGTCGCACAGACTCTTGAGCAGTTCGATTTGGCCCGGCTGCGGCCCTTCGGAGCGTGCGACGATGATCTGGTCGAGCAGCTCCTCGCCACGGGTCGAGCCGATCCGGCAGGGTGTGCATTTGCCGCAGGACTCCACTGCGCAGAACTCCATGGCGTAGCGCGCCATATCGGCCATATCCACGGTGTCGTCGAAGACCACGATGCCACCGTGACCAAGCACCGCACCAAGCGCGGCGAAGGCCTCGTAATCCAGCGGAGTGTCGAACTGGGACTCCGGCAGATAGGCGCCGAGGGGGCCGCCGACCTGCACTGCACGGATCGGTCGGCCACTGGCCGAACCGCCGCCGTATTCATAGAGCAGTTCGCGCAGCGTGATGCCGAAAGCCTTCTCGACAAGACCGCCACGGGCAATGTTGCCGGTCAGCTGAATGGGCAAGGTGCCGAGCGATCGGCCCATACCGAAGTCACGGTAATAAGCACCGCCCTTATCGAGGATGATGGGCACCGAGGCCAGCGAGATGACGTTGTTGATCACCGTCGGCATGCCGAACAGCCCCTCGATGGCCGGCAGCGGTGGCTTCGGGCGCACGGTGCCACGCTTGCCTTCGACGCTCTCCAGCAGCGCGGTTTCCTCGCCGCAGATATAGGCGCCTGCTCCGCGGCGCAGCTCGAGGTGGAAGGCCTTGCCGCTGCCGAGCACGTCGTCACCCAGGTAGCCAGCGGCATAGGCGCTGGCGATCGTCGCCTTGAGCGTTGCCTCGGCGTGCGGGTATTCGGAGCGCAGGTAGATGTAGCCCATGGTCGCGCCGACGGCCAGGCCGGCGATGGTCATACCCTCGATCAGCACGAAAGGGTCGTCTTCCATCACCATGCGGTCGGAGAAAGTGCCTGAGTCGCCTTCGTCAGCATTGCAGACGATGTACTTCTGCGCGGACTCGCAGCCGAGCACGGTGCGCCATTTGATGCCCGTTGGAAACGCTGCACCGCCGCGCCCGCGCAGGCCGGACTCGGTGACCTCGGCGACAATCGCCTCGGGCGTCATGCCCAGGGCGCGCCTGAGGCCGCGATAACCGTCGTGGGCGATGTAGTCGTCCAG encodes:
- a CDS encoding formate dehydrogenase; the encoded protein is MNPSITVYVPRDVTALSLGADKVAKALVTEAAARGIELNLVRNGSRGLFWLEPLVEVATSAGRVAYGPVKAKDVAGLFEAGFLEGGAHPLGHGLTEEIEYLKRQERLTFARAGITDPLSLDDYIAHDGYRGLRRALGMTPEAIVAEVTESGLRGRGGAAFPTGIKWRTVLGCESAQKYIVCNADEGDSGTFSDRMVMEDDPFVLIEGMTIAGLAVGATMGYIYLRSEYPHAEATLKATIASAYAAGYLGDDVLGSGKAFHLELRRGAGAYICGEETALLESVEGKRGTVRPKPPLPAIEGLFGMPTVINNVISLASVPIILDKGGAYYRDFGMGRSLGTLPIQLTGNIARGGLVEKAFGITLRELLYEYGGGSASGRPIRAVQVGGPLGAYLPESQFDTPLDYEAFAALGAVLGHGGIVVFDDTVDMADMARYAMEFCAVESCGKCTPCRIGSTRGEELLDQIIVARSEGPQPGQIELLKSLCDTMLGASLCALGGMTPYPVLSALNHFPEDFGDTAEVR